Proteins encoded together in one Planctomyces sp. SH-PL14 window:
- a CDS encoding DUF420 domain-containing protein produces MQNGFLGFGASFMLDFVVVALIAVVPVVLWSLYAVRIQRNYALHRSLQILLGVVLLVTVVAFEVDMRMQGGWQAIINKPGLTPRRSAEEIETIRKVLYFHLVFAISTPFLWGTALVLALKRFSRPPLPGPHSRLHRRLGWTATVDLVMTSLTGLVFYYFAFIR; encoded by the coding sequence ATGCAGAACGGATTTCTGGGATTCGGCGCGTCGTTCATGCTCGACTTTGTGGTCGTGGCACTGATCGCGGTCGTCCCGGTCGTCCTGTGGAGCCTGTACGCGGTCCGGATTCAGCGGAACTACGCCCTGCACCGGAGCCTTCAGATCCTGCTGGGGGTGGTGCTGCTGGTGACGGTGGTCGCCTTCGAAGTCGACATGCGGATGCAGGGGGGATGGCAGGCGATCATCAACAAGCCTGGCCTGACGCCGCGTCGTTCAGCGGAGGAGATCGAGACGATCCGGAAGGTGCTGTACTTCCATCTCGTGTTCGCGATCTCGACGCCATTTCTGTGGGGGACGGCTCTGGTGCTGGCGCTGAAGCGCTTTTCGCGGCCGCCGCTTCCGGGGCCGCACAGCCGCCTGCATCGACGGCTGGGCTGGACGGCGACGGTCGATCTGGTGATGACGTCGCTGACGGGGCTGGTGTTCTATTACTTCGCCTTCATCCGCTGA
- a CDS encoding HlyD family secretion protein, protein MLRSFILPAIAAITLLFATWHVISRQQPVVQSPPPFAPATSPYPNRVAGAGIIESRTENIAIGSHLPGIVETVSVKVGQKVRPGDPLFVLDTRQIRTEVKLQEAKLAAAQAQFQRLADEPRKEDIPPAEAALRQAAAQVAQIEDEFKRMDRLIKSDAATESQLVSSRERLAAAKAQFDRSDAELKRLLAGAWEADKAVSRAGILQAQAELEQRQIEQERHRVLTPTVPTSDAPELEVLQVNVRPGEAVDTMAGRSLIVLGDVRQKRVRVDIDEHDVPRFQPESRASGKVRGDSQTEYPLRFVRVEPYIIPKRSLTGDNTERVDTRVLQVIYEIEKGTEDVFVGQQMDVFVEAAAAQ, encoded by the coding sequence ATGCTTCGATCGTTCATTCTTCCGGCGATTGCCGCCATCACCCTCCTCTTCGCGACGTGGCACGTCATCTCCCGGCAACAGCCGGTCGTCCAGAGCCCCCCTCCGTTCGCCCCGGCCACCTCTCCGTATCCGAATCGGGTCGCGGGGGCCGGGATCATCGAGTCCCGGACGGAGAACATCGCGATCGGATCGCACCTCCCGGGGATCGTCGAGACGGTCTCCGTCAAGGTCGGCCAGAAAGTGCGGCCGGGGGACCCGTTGTTCGTTCTCGACACGCGGCAGATCCGGACCGAGGTGAAGCTGCAGGAGGCCAAGCTGGCGGCCGCCCAGGCTCAGTTCCAGCGGCTGGCCGACGAGCCGCGGAAGGAAGACATCCCCCCCGCCGAAGCGGCGCTCCGGCAGGCGGCCGCCCAGGTGGCCCAGATCGAGGACGAGTTCAAGCGGATGGATCGCCTCATCAAGAGCGATGCCGCGACCGAGTCGCAGCTCGTCAGCTCGCGGGAGCGGCTGGCGGCCGCCAAAGCCCAGTTCGACCGGTCCGACGCGGAACTGAAGCGTCTGCTGGCGGGAGCCTGGGAGGCGGACAAGGCGGTCTCCCGCGCGGGGATTCTGCAGGCCCAGGCGGAGCTGGAGCAGCGGCAGATCGAACAGGAGCGGCACCGCGTTCTGACGCCAACCGTCCCGACGTCCGACGCGCCGGAGCTGGAAGTCCTGCAGGTCAATGTCCGCCCCGGCGAGGCGGTCGACACGATGGCCGGCCGCTCACTGATCGTCCTGGGCGACGTCCGGCAGAAGCGGGTGCGGGTCGATATCGACGAGCACGACGTCCCGCGGTTCCAGCCGGAGTCCCGGGCGTCCGGGAAGGTCCGGGGGGACAGCCAGACGGAGTACCCGCTGCGGTTCGTCCGGGTCGAGCCGTACATCATCCCCAAGCGGTCGTTGACCGGGGACAATACGGAGCGGGTGGATACGCGGGTCCTGCAGGTGATTTACGAGATCGAGAAAGGGACGGAGGACGTCTTCGTCGGGCAGCAGATGGATGTGTTTGTCGAGGCCGCAGCGGCACAGTAG
- a CDS encoding MGH1-like glycoside hydrolase domain-containing protein has translation MPGETVEAARLAAEARLDTGANWKRWGTYLAERQWGTVREDFSTNAFPWGYFTHDDAVWRAYRWGEDGLLGWSDRQGRLCFSIALWNGVDPILKERLYGVTGPEGNHGEDVKEAYFYLDATPTHSYCKGLYKYPQQAYPYEALRSANGQRGRHDLEFELTDTGIFDDNRYFDVFIEYAKASPDDMAIRITVHNRADKAATLHLLPTLWFRNHWAWKSGFEKDIPKPKIKASGTDEVTAAHQTLGKYVLRADKGPDGKSPKWLFTENETNLLRSQRKEGSSPSCKDAFHQYLIQRRTTIVNPRLEGTKAAAVYALNVPAKGSAEVRLRLTDAGLKTPTPFGKGFEQVFSDRITEADSYYESLVSPGLSEDEKRVLRQANAGLLWTKQFYYYAVDDWVKEAPERVHAHEWVERTRNHDWSHLFNRDVLSMPDKWEYPWYAAWDSAFHMIPFANLDPYFAKEQLILLLREWYMHPNGQIPAYEWNFSDVNPPVHAWSCWRVYQMTAQKGQRDREFLARCFQKLLLNFTWWVNRKDVRGRHVFTGGFLGLDNIGIFDRSKPIPTGGHLEQADGTAWMAYYCSSMLSIAFELADGNPAYEDMASKFFEHYMNIAAAMNSLDGSGLWDEQDGFYYDHLHIDGKSIPLRIRSIVGIVPLFTVDILYDRVVDKLPAFQKRMRWFLDHRKEVIDTMTYMEKQGPETEQAGAGLRLLAIPTREQLERILRYVLDEDEFLSPFGIRSLSKYHEKNPFVFHVNGSELKVQYVPGESDSGMFGGNSNWRGPVWFPLNYILIEAFERYHQFYGDDLRVECPTGSGCFMNLREVANELRARLTKLFLLTDEGKRPCYSRGNRFIDDPNWENLVLFYEYFHGDTGRGLGASHQTGWTALIAPIIEQLAANRIPCIDEAPVG, from the coding sequence GTGCCTGGTGAAACCGTGGAAGCGGCCCGTCTGGCCGCGGAAGCCCGCCTCGACACGGGCGCGAACTGGAAGCGGTGGGGCACCTACCTGGCCGAACGGCAGTGGGGGACGGTCCGCGAGGACTTCTCGACGAACGCCTTCCCCTGGGGCTACTTCACCCACGATGACGCCGTCTGGCGCGCCTACCGCTGGGGGGAGGATGGCCTCCTCGGCTGGTCCGACCGGCAGGGGCGGCTCTGCTTCTCGATCGCCCTCTGGAACGGCGTCGATCCGATCCTCAAGGAGCGGCTCTACGGTGTGACGGGGCCCGAGGGGAACCACGGCGAGGACGTCAAGGAGGCGTATTTCTACCTCGACGCCACGCCGACGCACTCCTACTGCAAGGGACTCTACAAGTACCCGCAGCAGGCCTACCCCTACGAGGCGCTCCGGTCCGCGAACGGCCAGCGAGGTCGGCACGACCTCGAGTTCGAGCTGACCGACACGGGGATCTTCGACGACAACCGGTACTTCGACGTCTTCATCGAGTACGCCAAGGCGTCGCCGGACGACATGGCGATCCGGATCACGGTCCACAACCGGGCCGACAAGGCCGCGACGCTGCACCTGCTGCCGACGCTCTGGTTCCGGAATCACTGGGCGTGGAAGTCGGGGTTCGAGAAGGACATCCCCAAGCCGAAGATCAAGGCGAGCGGGACCGACGAAGTCACCGCGGCGCACCAGACCCTCGGCAAGTACGTCCTTCGCGCCGATAAGGGACCCGACGGCAAGTCGCCCAAGTGGCTCTTCACGGAGAACGAGACGAACCTCCTCCGCTCGCAGCGGAAGGAGGGGAGCTCGCCGTCGTGCAAGGACGCGTTCCACCAGTACCTGATCCAGCGGCGGACGACGATCGTCAATCCGCGGCTCGAGGGGACCAAGGCCGCGGCGGTCTACGCCCTCAACGTCCCGGCCAAGGGCTCGGCCGAGGTCCGTCTCCGTCTGACGGACGCCGGACTCAAGACGCCGACCCCGTTCGGCAAGGGGTTCGAGCAGGTCTTCAGCGACCGGATCACCGAGGCGGACTCCTACTATGAGTCGCTCGTCTCGCCGGGGCTCTCCGAGGACGAGAAGCGGGTCCTGCGGCAGGCGAACGCGGGGCTCCTGTGGACGAAGCAGTTTTACTACTACGCGGTCGACGACTGGGTGAAGGAGGCTCCCGAGCGGGTCCACGCCCACGAGTGGGTCGAGCGGACGCGGAACCACGACTGGTCGCACCTCTTCAACCGCGACGTCCTGTCGATGCCGGACAAGTGGGAGTACCCGTGGTACGCGGCGTGGGACAGCGCGTTCCACATGATCCCGTTCGCGAACCTCGACCCGTACTTCGCGAAGGAGCAGCTGATCCTGCTGCTCCGCGAGTGGTACATGCACCCCAACGGCCAGATCCCGGCCTACGAGTGGAACTTCAGCGACGTCAATCCGCCGGTCCACGCCTGGTCCTGCTGGCGGGTGTACCAGATGACCGCCCAGAAAGGACAGCGGGACCGCGAGTTCCTGGCCCGCTGCTTCCAGAAGCTGCTCCTCAACTTCACCTGGTGGGTGAACCGCAAGGACGTCCGCGGCCGGCACGTCTTCACCGGGGGCTTCCTCGGCCTCGACAACATCGGGATCTTCGACCGCTCGAAGCCGATTCCGACCGGCGGCCATCTCGAGCAGGCGGACGGGACCGCCTGGATGGCGTACTACTGCTCGAGCATGCTCTCGATCGCCTTCGAGCTGGCGGACGGCAACCCCGCCTATGAGGACATGGCGTCGAAGTTCTTCGAGCACTACATGAACATCGCCGCGGCGATGAACTCGCTCGACGGCAGCGGCCTGTGGGACGAGCAGGACGGGTTCTACTACGACCACCTCCACATCGACGGGAAGAGCATCCCGCTGCGGATCCGCTCGATCGTGGGGATCGTCCCGCTGTTCACCGTCGACATCCTGTACGACCGCGTCGTCGACAAGCTCCCGGCGTTCCAGAAGCGGATGCGGTGGTTTCTCGATCACCGCAAGGAGGTCATCGACACGATGACCTACATGGAGAAGCAGGGGCCCGAGACCGAGCAGGCGGGGGCGGGGCTGCGACTCCTGGCGATTCCGACCCGGGAGCAGCTCGAGCGGATCCTGCGGTACGTGCTGGACGAGGACGAGTTCCTGTCGCCGTTCGGGATCCGGTCGCTCTCCAAGTACCACGAGAAGAACCCGTTCGTGTTCCACGTGAACGGGAGCGAGCTCAAGGTTCAGTATGTGCCGGGCGAGTCCGACAGCGGCATGTTCGGAGGGAATTCGAACTGGCGCGGGCCGGTGTGGTTCCCGCTGAACTACATCCTGATCGAGGCTTTCGAGCGGTACCACCAGTTCTATGGCGACGATCTGCGGGTGGAGTGTCCGACCGGTTCAGGCTGCTTCATGAATCTGCGGGAGGTGGCCAATGAGCTCCGTGCGCGGCTGACGAAGCTGTTCCTGCTGACGGATGAGGGGAAGCGGCCGTGTTATTCGCGGGGGAACCGGTTCATTGATGATCCGAACTGGGAGAACCTGGTTCTGTTCTACGAGTATTTCCACGGTGATACGGGGCGGGGCCTGGGTGCGAGTCATCAGACGGGTTGGACGGCGCTGATTGCGCCGATCATCGAGCAGCTCGCGGCGAACCGGATCCCGTGTATCGACGAGGCGCCGGTCGGCTGA
- a CDS encoding carboxy terminal-processing peptidase, translating into MISASRRVRYALALSLAAVLGGQLVRPALGDADDKDTTKLVVQMVSRFHLSRPQVDDAVSSKFLDLYIKHLDLQKLYFLKADIDEFNKHRTTLDDELKAGDVGFGVLVFNRYKERMQAQVALAHKWIDANHDFSVEETMVTDRDQVSWAKDQAELDDRWRQRIKFDLLQAKLDGTEMEKAKERLHKRYRNALLNINNMSQNEAVEFYLTSFTQVFDPHSTYMSPQSWENFQIDLRLSLDGIGAALRSDDGFTIVAEIVKGGAADRDGRLKVGDKILAVGQGDKGDLEDIYEAKLNDVVRKIRGERGTIVRLQVKPEAGGDAKTYNITRAKVELQERAVKGEIIDTLPRTGRPGRIGVISLPSFYRDFEGAQGGAENFKSAAKDMELVLQNFAREGVDAVIVDLRDNGGGALSEAIEVSGHFLDQGPVVQVKEPNGRVRALDDELQGVLYNGPLVVVCNRLSASASEIFAGVIKDYHRGIVVGDTTTHGKGTVQNLMEVAASEPFRIFRGVDRGKLKMTIQQFYRVNGHSTQSRGVRSDVVLPSILDHLDQGEAFLDNALPFDQIQEASHEDNRMVSPNLVAQLQKGSEGRVARDEEFGKVNKAITRYLERKSRKSVSLNETVQKAERDLDKEIIDQEGENTDEEGLPKKKDEKFFPENAYNKELLNVTLDYIAGLKNHVAVQK; encoded by the coding sequence ATGATTTCAGCTTCACGACGTGTCCGTTACGCCCTGGCGTTGTCGCTGGCGGCGGTGCTCGGCGGACAGCTGGTTCGCCCCGCTCTCGGGGATGCGGATGACAAGGACACGACGAAGCTCGTGGTGCAGATGGTCTCCCGGTTCCACCTGAGCCGGCCGCAGGTGGACGACGCGGTGTCGAGCAAGTTCCTCGACCTTTACATCAAGCACCTCGACCTTCAGAAGCTTTACTTCCTCAAGGCCGACATCGACGAGTTCAACAAGCACCGCACGACGCTCGACGACGAGCTCAAGGCCGGTGACGTCGGCTTCGGCGTGCTGGTCTTCAACCGCTACAAGGAGCGGATGCAGGCCCAGGTCGCCCTGGCCCACAAGTGGATCGACGCCAACCACGACTTCTCCGTCGAGGAGACGATGGTCACCGATCGGGATCAGGTCAGCTGGGCCAAGGACCAGGCCGAGCTCGACGACCGGTGGCGGCAGCGGATCAAGTTCGACCTGCTCCAGGCCAAGCTGGACGGGACCGAAATGGAGAAGGCGAAGGAGCGGCTCCACAAGCGCTACCGGAATGCCCTCCTCAACATCAACAACATGAGCCAGAACGAGGCGGTCGAGTTCTACCTCACCTCGTTCACGCAGGTTTTCGACCCGCACTCCACCTACATGTCCCCGCAGTCCTGGGAGAACTTCCAGATCGACCTGCGGCTGAGCCTCGACGGAATCGGCGCGGCCCTCCGCTCGGATGACGGGTTCACCATCGTCGCCGAGATCGTCAAGGGGGGAGCGGCGGACCGCGACGGCCGCCTCAAGGTCGGCGACAAGATCCTCGCCGTCGGCCAGGGAGACAAGGGTGACCTCGAAGACATCTACGAGGCCAAGCTGAACGACGTCGTCCGCAAGATCCGCGGCGAGCGGGGGACGATCGTCCGCCTGCAGGTGAAGCCGGAGGCGGGTGGCGACGCCAAGACGTACAACATCACCCGCGCCAAGGTCGAGCTCCAGGAGCGGGCGGTCAAGGGGGAGATCATCGACACCCTTCCGCGGACCGGGCGGCCGGGGCGGATCGGCGTGATCAGCCTCCCCTCGTTCTACCGCGACTTTGAAGGGGCCCAGGGAGGCGCCGAGAACTTCAAGAGCGCCGCCAAGGACATGGAGCTCGTCCTCCAGAACTTTGCCCGCGAAGGGGTCGACGCCGTGATCGTCGACCTTCGGGACAACGGCGGGGGAGCTCTGAGCGAAGCGATCGAAGTCTCCGGCCACTTCCTCGACCAGGGTCCGGTCGTCCAGGTCAAGGAGCCGAACGGCCGCGTGCGGGCTCTCGACGACGAACTCCAGGGAGTCCTCTACAACGGCCCGCTCGTCGTGGTCTGCAACCGCCTCTCCGCCTCCGCCTCGGAGATCTTCGCGGGGGTCATCAAGGACTACCACCGCGGGATTGTCGTCGGTGATACGACGACGCACGGCAAGGGAACGGTCCAGAACCTGATGGAAGTGGCGGCCAGCGAGCCGTTCCGGATCTTCCGCGGCGTCGATCGCGGCAAGCTCAAGATGACGATCCAGCAGTTCTACCGCGTCAACGGCCACAGCACCCAGAGCCGCGGCGTCCGGTCGGACGTCGTCCTCCCCTCGATCCTGGACCACCTCGATCAGGGCGAAGCGTTCCTCGACAACGCCTTGCCGTTCGACCAGATCCAGGAAGCGAGCCACGAGGACAACCGGATGGTCTCGCCGAACCTGGTCGCTCAGCTGCAGAAGGGGAGCGAAGGCCGCGTTGCCCGCGACGAGGAGTTCGGCAAGGTCAACAAGGCGATCACCCGTTACCTGGAGCGGAAGAGCCGCAAGTCGGTCTCGCTGAACGAGACCGTCCAGAAGGCCGAGCGGGATCTCGACAAGGAGATCATCGACCAGGAAGGGGAGAACACGGACGAGGAAGGTCTTCCGAAGAAGAAGGACGAGAAGTTCTTCCCGGAGAACGCCTACAACAAGGAACTCCTCAACGTGACCCTGGACTACATCGCCGGCCTCAAGAACCACGTTGCGGTTCAGAAGTAG
- a CDS encoding glycine cleavage system protein H produces MSAHLTFMMGKYEARIPLDRRYSENHLWLQPNGDVLRVGFTAYSIRLLQDVYFLDWLVDGGTHVQKKQEIGQVESSKAVSSLYAPAAGVVAAFNDAVLSDPSLINTAGSSDGWLYEFRTDAEFLSAEQYVALLESKWEDTQRLIKGQINESS; encoded by the coding sequence ATGTCCGCTCACCTGACCTTCATGATGGGGAAATACGAGGCGCGGATCCCCCTTGATCGCCGGTACTCCGAGAACCACCTTTGGCTCCAGCCGAATGGGGATGTCCTCCGCGTCGGCTTTACGGCGTACTCGATCCGGCTGCTGCAGGACGTCTATTTCCTCGACTGGCTCGTCGACGGCGGAACGCACGTTCAGAAGAAGCAGGAGATCGGGCAGGTCGAGAGCTCGAAGGCGGTGTCGAGCCTGTACGCTCCCGCCGCGGGGGTCGTCGCCGCGTTCAACGACGCCGTCCTGAGCGACCCTTCGCTGATCAACACCGCCGGAAGCTCCGACGGCTGGCTCTACGAGTTCCGGACCGACGCGGAGTTCCTTTCCGCGGAGCAGTACGTCGCCCTGCTGGAATCGAAGTGGGAAGACACGCAGCGGCTGATCAAAGGGCAGATCAACGAGAGCAGTTGA
- a CDS encoding iron-containing alcohol dehydrogenase, whose protein sequence is MTPRRIWNFHDGNRLLFGPGAADETGVAARRAGMSRPLVVTDPVLERCGLVEPILASLREAGLEPILFTGGAPEPSFEITDRALASAKSARPDGVIGLGGGSNMDLAKVVAVGLSHPVEFRTLFGFDQIPGPLIPLMCIPTTAGTGSEVSHSAVLTDTENRIKLSMQSQHLRPRVALVDPLLTMGCPRKPSADSGIDTLTHAIEAFTNTRFGDMPTPPRELAAYEGKNPMGDLLAERAIRLVGRHLVRSVEQLDSLPDREGMAFAATLAGLAFSNCGVALVHAMEYPVGGAVHCSHGEGNGLLLPFVMEFTRRERLAEFASIAEFLGEDVAARTPEAAADRAIEAVVGLKRRIGIPERLRDLGVTEAMLPEFAAKAYGIKRLMTTTPGQPSEADVLAIYRAAW, encoded by the coding sequence ATGACGCCGCGACGCATCTGGAATTTTCATGACGGCAACCGTCTCCTGTTCGGTCCCGGAGCGGCCGACGAGACGGGAGTGGCGGCCCGTCGCGCCGGCATGTCCCGGCCGCTTGTCGTCACCGATCCCGTTCTGGAACGTTGCGGTCTGGTCGAGCCGATCCTGGCCTCGCTTCGCGAGGCGGGACTGGAACCGATCCTGTTCACCGGCGGGGCTCCCGAACCGTCGTTTGAGATCACCGACCGGGCGTTGGCATCCGCCAAGTCCGCGCGGCCTGATGGCGTGATCGGGCTGGGGGGCGGGAGCAACATGGACCTGGCGAAGGTCGTGGCGGTCGGGCTCTCGCATCCGGTCGAGTTCCGGACGCTGTTCGGGTTCGATCAGATCCCCGGCCCGCTGATTCCGCTGATGTGCATCCCGACGACCGCCGGGACCGGGAGCGAGGTGTCGCATTCGGCGGTGCTGACCGATACCGAGAACCGCATCAAGCTGAGCATGCAGAGCCAGCATCTGCGGCCGCGGGTGGCTCTGGTCGATCCGCTGCTGACGATGGGGTGCCCGCGGAAGCCGTCGGCCGACAGCGGGATCGATACGCTGACGCACGCGATTGAGGCGTTCACCAATACACGGTTCGGCGACATGCCGACTCCGCCGCGCGAGCTGGCCGCTTACGAAGGGAAGAACCCGATGGGGGACCTGCTGGCGGAGCGGGCGATCCGGCTCGTCGGGCGGCATCTGGTCCGCTCGGTGGAGCAACTCGACAGTCTGCCGGACCGCGAGGGGATGGCGTTCGCGGCGACGCTGGCGGGGTTGGCGTTTTCGAACTGCGGCGTGGCCCTGGTCCATGCGATGGAGTATCCCGTAGGGGGGGCGGTTCATTGCTCGCATGGTGAGGGGAACGGGCTGCTGTTGCCGTTCGTGATGGAGTTCACGCGTCGGGAGCGGCTCGCGGAGTTCGCGAGCATTGCGGAGTTCCTGGGCGAAGACGTGGCGGCAAGAACGCCGGAGGCAGCGGCGGACCGGGCGATTGAGGCGGTCGTCGGTCTCAAGCGGCGGATCGGGATCCCGGAGCGGCTGCGGGACCTGGGGGTGACGGAGGCGATGCTGCCGGAGTTTGCCGCGAAGGCGTACGGGATCAAGCGGCTGATGACGACGACGCCCGGTCAGCCGAGCGAGGCGGATGTGCTGGCAATTTACCGGGCGGCCTGGTGA
- the ndk gene encoding nucleoside-diphosphate kinase, which produces MERTLILFKPDAVQRRLCGKLLGRIEDRGLRIIGLKMLQVTPELSRKHYAEHVSKPFYPQLEAFIVSGPIVALAVEGPDAIRVMRDTMGKTNARDAAPGTIRGDFAISRQMNLIHGSDGPEAAVRELALYFGPGELCPWTSPLDGVILAPDEV; this is translated from the coding sequence TTGGAACGGACACTGATTCTCTTCAAGCCGGACGCGGTCCAGCGCCGCCTGTGCGGCAAGCTGCTCGGCCGGATCGAGGATCGTGGTCTGCGGATCATCGGCCTCAAGATGCTGCAGGTCACTCCGGAGCTGTCCCGCAAGCACTACGCGGAGCATGTGAGCAAGCCGTTTTATCCTCAACTGGAGGCGTTCATCGTCTCCGGGCCGATCGTCGCCCTCGCCGTGGAAGGGCCGGACGCCATCCGCGTCATGCGGGACACGATGGGGAAGACGAACGCCCGCGATGCCGCCCCGGGGACGATCCGCGGCGACTTTGCCATCTCGCGGCAGATGAACCTGATCCACGGCAGCGACGGTCCCGAGGCAGCTGTGCGGGAGCTGGCGCTGTACTTCGGACCGGGGGAGCTGTGCCCTTGGACGTCGCCGCTGGACGGGGTGATCCTCGCTCCCGACGAAGTCTGA